In Candidatus Delongbacteria bacterium, the DNA window CGCCCTTGCCGTCCACCAGCGGGGCCAGCTCCTTGACCAGGGCGTTGGCGTTCCAGCCCTGCTGGACGGCCTCCGCGGAGAGCGAGATGGCAAAGGAGACCTTGTTGTCGAAGCCCGAGACCAGCAGGGCGGCGAAGCCCGTCTCTTTTCCCTGCAGCAGCTCGGCGCGGCCCTTGAGCAGCTCGAACTCCGCCTCGTCATCCCGCACGGCCAACAGGCGGATGCCCGCCGGCGATTCCGCCGCGGCCAGCTGCTCGCGCAGGTTGTTCAGCGCCAGTTGCTCCTTCAGGCGGCGCAGCTCGCGCTGCAGGTCCTTCTTCTCGGACAGGGTCTTCTCCAGCGCCTCTAGCTCGTCGGAGCCCCGGGCGCCCAGCAGGTCGCGCAGGCTGTCCAGCGTGCGGCGCTGCTGCTGCATCAGCTGCTGGGCCTGCAGGCCGGTGACGGCCTCGATGCGCCGGATGCCCGCCGCCACGCTGCCCTCGGAGAGGATGCTGAACGCGCCGATCTGGCCCGTGCGGGCCACGTGCGTGCCGCCGCAGAGTTCGGCGGAGAATTCGCCCATCCGCACCACGCGCACCACGTCGCCGTACTTCTCGCCGAACAGCGCCGTGACGCCCTCGGCCAGGGCACGCTCGTGGCTGGTCTCGCGGCAGCTGACCGGCTCGTCGCGCAGGATCTGCTCGAAGACCAGCTTCTCCACGCGCTCCAACTCGCTCTCCTCCAGCCGGGCCGGGTGGCTGAAGTCGAAGCGCAGGCGCCCGGGCTCGACCAGCGAGCCCTCCTGGTTGACGTGCCCGCCCAGCACCTGGCGCAGCGCAGCCTGCAGGAGGTGCGTGGCGCTGTGGTTGCGCTCGGTGGCCCGGCGCAGGTCCGGCTCCACGCGCGCGCTCACCAGGTCCGTCGGGTTGAAGGTGCCGCGCACTTGGCCCACGTGGACGCGCAGCTCCTCCTCCAGGCGGGTCTCGCCCACCACCAGGCTCCAGGCCTCGCCCTCGATCAGGCCGCGGTCGCCCGTCTGGCCGCCGGACTCGGCGTAGAAGGGCGTCTTCTCCAGCACCAGCTCGAGCTCGCCCTCCTCCCCCGCGCGCCAGCGCAGCACGCGGGTCATGGTCTCCAGCAGGTCGTACCCCAGGAAGACGCTGGAATCCGAGGAGAGCACGTTCCAGGGCGCGCGCTCCTTGTAGGCGGTCTGTTTGCGCGCGCCGCGGCTGGCCTCGCGCTGGCGCTCCATCTCGCGCGTGAAGCCCTCCTCGTCCACGCTCAGCCCCTGCTCGGCGGCCATCTGCTGGGTCAGATCCAGCGGGAAGCCGTAGGTATCGTAGAGGCGGAAGGCCTCGTCGCCCGGGATCACGGCCTGGCCGGCCTTGACCAGAGTGGCGTGCAGCTGGGCGAAGCGCTCCAGCCCGCGGTCCAGGGTGCGGCCGAAGCTCTCCTCCTCGAGGGTCAGCACGTGCTGGATGTGGCCCAGCTTGCCGCGCAGCTCGGGAAAGGCCTCGCCCAGGGAGGACTCGGCCAGGTCCCGGCAGAGCGGGCCCAGGAAGGGTTCGCGCAGGCCCAGCTCGCGGCCGAAGCGCGCGGCCCGGCGCAGGATGCGGCGCAGGACGTAGCCGCGCCCCTCGTTGGAGGGCGTGGCGCCGTCGGCCACGGCGAAGGCCAGCGCGCGCAGGTGGTCGGCGATCACCCGGTGGGGCGTGCCGCCGGCCTCGCTGTAGGGCACGCCGGACAAGCGGGCCACGGCCTGGATCAGCGGCTGGAAGACGTCGGTGTCGTAGTTGGAGGCCACGCCCTGGAGCACGGCGCAGAGGCGTTCGAAGCCCGCGCCCGTGTCCACGTGGCGCTTGGGCAGCGGGACCAGCGTGCCGTCGGGCTCGCGGTTGTACTGGATGAAGACCAGGTTCCAGAGCTCGATGTAGCGCGCGTGGCCCGTGTTGACGAAGCAACTCTCGCTCTGCTCGCCGAAGGCCTCGCCCCGGTCGATGTGGATCTCCGTGCAGGGGCCGCAGGGGCCGCTCTCGCCCATCTCCCAGAAGTTGTCCTTGTGCCCGAAGCGCAGGATGTGGTCGGGCTGGATGTCGGTCTCGGTCCGCCACATCTCGTCGGCTTCCGCGTCGAAGGGCACGTGTTCGTCGCCGGCGAAGACCGTGACGTAGAGCTTGTCCTTGGGCAGGCCCCAGACCCCGGTCAGCAGCTCCCAGGCCCAGCGGATGGCCTCGCGCTTGTAGTAGTCGCCGAAGGACCAGTTGCCCAGCATCTCGAACAGGGTGTGGTGATAGGTGTCCCGGCCCACCTCTTCCAAGTCGTTGTGCTTGCCCGAGACGCGCAGGCACTTCTGGGTGGAGGCCGCCCGCGGGTAGGCGCGCTCGCCCTGGCCCAGGAAGACGTCTTTGAACTGGTTCATGCCTGCGTTGGCGAACAACAGGGTGGGATCGTCCTTGGGCACCACGGGCGAGCTGGGCACCACCTGGTGGGCGCGCTCCTCGAAGAAGCGCAGGAAGTCGCGGCGGATCTGGGCCGAGCCAATCATGAAGTCCTCTGTCTGCTACTTGAATTCACTTCTCGGTTGTCAACACAGAGACAAAGCCGGTCGTCAACACAGAGTCACAGAGGCACCGGGGACACAGAGAATGGGAATTGATGAAAGCCTCAACCGGAGTCGGGCAGCCCATTGCCCCAAGTCCTTCTCGCTCTTCTCTGTGCCTCTGTGCCTCTGTGGTGACCTACGCCCCGGCTGCCACCACCTGGCCGATGCGCAGCGGCTGCTCGCCCTGTTCGCGCAGCACGTGCTCGGCGCGCTCCACATCCTCCGGGGCCAGGATCAGCACCAGGCCGATCCCCAGATTGAAGGCGCGCTCCATCTCCGGCCGCGCCACCTGGCCGCATTCCTGGATCAGCCGGAAAAGCGCGGGCCACTCCCAGGCGCCCTCGTCCACCAGCAGGTCGCAGCCCGCGGGCAGGATGCGCCGCGTGTTGCCCTTGAGCCCGCCGCCCGTGACGTGGCTGATCCCGCGCACGTCCACGTCCGCCAGCAGGGCCTGGACCGGCCGCAGGTAGCTGCGGTGCACGGCCAGCAGGGCGTCCGCCAGGCAGTGCCCGTCTGTCAGCCGGTGGTCCAGCGGCAGGCGGGCCTGTTCGAACAGCGCGTGCCGCGCCAGGCTGTAGCCGTTGGTGTGCAGGCCCGTGGAGGGCAGCCCCAGCAGCCGGTCGCCAGGCCGGATGCGCGCGCCGTCCACCAGGCGCGGCTTGTCCACCACGCCCACGACGGTGCCCGACATGTCGTACTCACCATCCGCGTAGAAACCGGGCATCTCGGCGGTCTCGCCGCCGATGAGCGCGCAGCCGTTCTCCTCGCAGGCCTGGGCCAGGCCACGGATCACCTCGGCGGCCGTGTCCACGTCCAGCCTGCCGGTGGCGAAGTAGTCCAGGAAGAAGAGCGGACGCGCGCCGCAGGCCAGGATGTCGTTGACGCAGTGGTTGACCAGATCCTGGCCCACCGTGTGATGCACGCCGGTCTGGAAGGCCAGCTTCAGCTTGGTGCCCACGCCGTCCACGCTGGAGACCAGGACGGGCTCGGCCAGGCCTGGAAAGTCGGCGCGGAAGAAGCCGCCGAACAGGCCCAGCCCGCCCAGCACGCCCGCCGTGCGCGTGCGCGCGCACCAGGGTTTGATGCGGGCCACAAGGGATTCGCCCGCGTCGATGTCGACGCCCGCCTGGCGGTAGGTGCTCATGGATGCCCCGTTCTGATTCAAAAAGGGCCCCAACGACGGGGCCCGACGGGCAGCAAGATAACTGAGGAGTCCGGCTTCCCCATGAAGACCAGGAACACTTCAACACGAAGACCAGGAACACTCAACACAGAGGCACAGAGGCACAGCATCGAAGATTGAATTGAGTCAGACCCGGGCCGCCATCTGCGCCCAAGGCCCTGTCTTCTCTTAAAAATCTCTGTGTCTCTGTGCCTCTGTGGTGAATCCCCGTTCCCCCAAAGGTCAAGCCGGTTGGCGGTCGCGGTGGTCGCTGGTCAGGTACATGCCCTCGATGACGTCCTGGTATTTCTCCAGCACGTAGGAGCGTTTGATCTTCAGCGAAGGCGTCAGCTCGCCGGTCTCGATGGAGAATTCGTTGCCCAGCACGCTGAACTTGCGCACGCGCTCGAAGGGCGCCAGGTCCTTGCTCAGGCGCTGGATCTCCTTGTCGATGCGCTCGTAGACCTCCGGGTGGGCGGCGATCTCCTGGGTGGAGGGCGGCGGCGAGCCCTCGTGCAGGCCCAATACGTCGCGCAGCAGGCCGAAGTTGGGCACGATCAGGGCGCTGACAAAGTTGCGGTGGTCGCCCACCAGCATGACCTGCTCGATGAGCGGGCTGCTCAGCAGCTGGTTCTCGATGGGCTGGGGCGCGATGTTCTTGCCGCCGGAGGTGACGATCAGATTCTTCTTGCGGTCGGTGATGGTCAGGAAGCCGTCCGCGCTGAACTGGCCGATGTCCCCCGTGTGCAGCCAGCCGTCGATCACCGTGCGCGCCGTCTCCTCGTCGCGCCGGTAGTAGCCCGGCATGATGCCCGCGCCGCGAGCCAGGATCTCGCCGTCGGGGGCGAGGATGATCTCCACCCCCGGGAAGGGCTTGCCCACGCTGCCGAAGCGCACATTCTGCGGGTAGTTGGAACAGAGCACGGGGCTGCTCTCCGTCAGGCCGTAGCCCTCGTAGATCTGCAGGCCAACGGAGAGGAAGAACTCGCCCAGGTCCCGGCGCAGCGGCGCGCCGCCCGAGACGGCGAAGCGCATCCGGCCGCCGGTGCGCTCGCGGATCTTGCCGAAGACCAGCCGGTCCGCCAGCCAGAGCCCGGGCCGCTGGTGCGCGCCGGGCTCCTTGCCGTCCAGCACGCGCTGGGCGGCGCTGCGACCCACGCTGAGCGCCCAGTTGAAAATGGCCTGCTTGACCTTGGGCCCCTTCATGGCGTTCTCGAGGATCCGGGCGTGGATCTTCTCGAAGAGCCGCGGCACGGCGATCAGGATCGTGGGCTTGGCCACAGGCAGGTCGTCGCCCACGCTGGTGATGTCCCGGGCGTAGTAGACGGAGGCGCCCACCGAGACCGGGAAGTAGTAGCCGGCCAGACGCTCGAAGATGTGCGAGAGCGGCAGGAAGGAGAGGAAGACGTCCTGCTCGTTGATCAGATAGCGCTCCTGGGCGCCGGCGATGTTGGAGAGGATGTTGCGGTGCGTGAGCATCACGCCCTTCTGGTCTCCCGTGGTGCCCGAGGTATAGATGTAGGTGAAGACATCCTCCCCGCGCCGGGCGCGGGCCAGGGCGCGGGCCTCGTCGGGCAGGTTGCGGCGCCGCTCCTCGCCCTGCTCCTGCAGATCCGAGAAGCTGCTGATGCCGTCCTGGCTGCGGCCCTCGCCCTCCAGCTGGATGATCTTCTCCAGGGCCGGCAGGCCGTCCCGGTGCTTGAGCAGCTTGTTCAGCTGCCGGTCGTCCTCCACCACCACGGCCCGGGCGCCGGAGTCGGCCAGCACCTTGTGCACGTGGCCCGCCGGCAGGCTGGGATAGACCGGCACCACCACCAGCCCGGCGAACAGGCAGGCCATGTCCGTCAGCATCCACTCGAAGCGGTTGGAAGACAAGATGGCCACGCGGTCGCCCTCCCGCAGCCCGGCCTCCAGCAGCCCGGCGCAGACGATCTCCACCTGGACCAGGGTCTCCGCCCACGTGCGGGTGTCGAAGCCACGGTCGGTGCGGATGCCGTAGGCCACGCGCTCGGGGAAGCGCTCCACCGTCTGGAGGAACAGCTCGGGCAGGGTACGGGGCAGGGTCTGGCTCATGTTGGGTCCTGCGTTTAGAGGTCTTGTCGGGTGATCGGTGGACGAAGGGAGGCTC includes these proteins:
- a CDS encoding long-chain fatty acid--CoA ligase, translating into MSQTLPRTLPELFLQTVERFPERVAYGIRTDRGFDTRTWAETLVQVEIVCAGLLEAGLREGDRVAILSSNRFEWMLTDMACLFAGLVVVPVYPSLPAGHVHKVLADSGARAVVVEDDRQLNKLLKHRDGLPALEKIIQLEGEGRSQDGISSFSDLQEQGEERRRNLPDEARALARARRGEDVFTYIYTSGTTGDQKGVMLTHRNILSNIAGAQERYLINEQDVFLSFLPLSHIFERLAGYYFPVSVGASVYYARDITSVGDDLPVAKPTILIAVPRLFEKIHARILENAMKGPKVKQAIFNWALSVGRSAAQRVLDGKEPGAHQRPGLWLADRLVFGKIRERTGGRMRFAVSGGAPLRRDLGEFFLSVGLQIYEGYGLTESSPVLCSNYPQNVRFGSVGKPFPGVEIILAPDGEILARGAGIMPGYYRRDEETARTVIDGWLHTGDIGQFSADGFLTITDRKKNLIVTSGGKNIAPQPIENQLLSSPLIEQVMLVGDHRNFVSALIVPNFGLLRDVLGLHEGSPPPSTQEIAAHPEVYERIDKEIQRLSKDLAPFERVRKFSVLGNEFSIETGELTPSLKIKRSYVLEKYQDVIEGMYLTSDHRDRQPA
- the purM gene encoding phosphoribosylformylglycinamidine cyclo-ligase; the protein is MSTYRQAGVDIDAGESLVARIKPWCARTRTAGVLGGLGLFGGFFRADFPGLAEPVLVSSVDGVGTKLKLAFQTGVHHTVGQDLVNHCVNDILACGARPLFFLDYFATGRLDVDTAAEVIRGLAQACEENGCALIGGETAEMPGFYADGEYDMSGTVVGVVDKPRLVDGARIRPGDRLLGLPSTGLHTNGYSLARHALFEQARLPLDHRLTDGHCLADALLAVHRSYLRPVQALLADVDVRGISHVTGGGLKGNTRRILPAGCDLLVDEGAWEWPALFRLIQECGQVARPEMERAFNLGIGLVLILAPEDVERAEHVLREQGEQPLRIGQVVAAGA
- the alaS gene encoding alanine--tRNA ligase, which translates into the protein MIGSAQIRRDFLRFFEERAHQVVPSSPVVPKDDPTLLFANAGMNQFKDVFLGQGERAYPRAASTQKCLRVSGKHNDLEEVGRDTYHHTLFEMLGNWSFGDYYKREAIRWAWELLTGVWGLPKDKLYVTVFAGDEHVPFDAEADEMWRTETDIQPDHILRFGHKDNFWEMGESGPCGPCTEIHIDRGEAFGEQSESCFVNTGHARYIELWNLVFIQYNREPDGTLVPLPKRHVDTGAGFERLCAVLQGVASNYDTDVFQPLIQAVARLSGVPYSEAGGTPHRVIADHLRALAFAVADGATPSNEGRGYVLRRILRRAARFGRELGLREPFLGPLCRDLAESSLGEAFPELRGKLGHIQHVLTLEEESFGRTLDRGLERFAQLHATLVKAGQAVIPGDEAFRLYDTYGFPLDLTQQMAAEQGLSVDEEGFTREMERQREASRGARKQTAYKERAPWNVLSSDSSVFLGYDLLETMTRVLRWRAGEEGELELVLEKTPFYAESGGQTGDRGLIEGEAWSLVVGETRLEEELRVHVGQVRGTFNPTDLVSARVEPDLRRATERNHSATHLLQAALRQVLGGHVNQEGSLVEPGRLRFDFSHPARLEESELERVEKLVFEQILRDEPVSCRETSHERALAEGVTALFGEKYGDVVRVVRMGEFSAELCGGTHVARTGQIGAFSILSEGSVAAGIRRIEAVTGLQAQQLMQQQRRTLDSLRDLLGARGSDELEALEKTLSEKKDLQRELRRLKEQLALNNLREQLAAAESPAGIRLLAVRDDEAEFELLKGRAELLQGKETGFAALLVSGFDNKVSFAISLSAEAVQQGWNANALVKELAPLVDGKGGGRPNLATGGGKNVAGIDGMIQAWKRRR